The proteins below are encoded in one region of Triticum aestivum cultivar Chinese Spring chromosome 1B, IWGSC CS RefSeq v2.1, whole genome shotgun sequence:
- the LOC123086130 gene encoding bisdemethoxycurcumin synthase-like, with translation MGSSSTLSSVREIRRLQRADGPAAILAVGTANPPNCVSQEEYPDYYFRVTKSQHLTGLKKQLKTFCEMTSTEMRYFHHTEELLDAHPEFLYHDKPSLDARLDIAAAAAPELAASAAAKAIAKWGRPATDITHLIVSTNSGMHAPGVDLRLASLLALHASVCRTMLNLNGCSAGAASLRLAKDMAENNRGARVLVACVELTVVNFRGPEEAYPHRLISQAAFGDGAGAVIVGADAVHPVEHALFEMVSASQTTIPATDGVLNMQLTEAGLDGHIFTRELIPLAAQHIEQCLMDAFQPLGIMSDGTKWNDMFFVVHPGIRGIMDHIDGALQLDHGKLAASRTVLRDYGNMLGATLIFVLDEQRRRMEDEGETGEWGVMMGFGPGFTVETMVLHVVASNLHNKN, from the exons ATGGGCAGCAGCAGCACACTGTCATCGGTGCGGGAGATCCGGCGTTTGCAGCGTGCAGACGGGCCTGCAGCCATCCTCGCGGTCGGCACGGCGAACCCGCCCAATTGCGTGTCCCAGGAGGAGTACCCGGACTACTACTTCCGCGTCACCAAGAGCCAACACCTCACTGGCCTCAAAAAACAACTCAAGACCTTCT GCGAGATGACATCAACGGAGATGCGCTACTTCCATCACACAGAGGAGCTGCTGGACGCCCACCCTGAATTCCTCTACCACGACAAGCCATCCCTGGACGCCCGGCTCGACATCGCCGCTGCTGCAGCCCCGGAGCTGGCGGCATCAGCTGCAGCCAAGGCCATAGCCAAGTGGGGCCGTCCGGCCACCGACATCACCCACCTCATCGTCAGCACCAACTCCGGCATGCACGCCCCAGGCGTCGACCTCCGCCTGGCCTCTCTCCTCGCCCTCCACGCGTCCGTATGCCGGACGATGCTCAACCTCAACGGCTGCTCCGCTGGTGCCGCTTCCCTGCGCCTCGCCAAGGACATGGCTGAGAACAACCGCGGGGCGCGCGTGCTTGTGGCCTGCGTCGAGCTCACGGTCGTCAACTTCCGCGGGCCCGAGGAGGCGTACCCACACAGGCTCATTAGCCAGGCAGCCTTCGGCGATGGCGCCGGAGCAGTCATCGTCGGTGCTGACGCCGTGCACCCTGTGGAGCACGCGCTCTTCGAGATGGTGTCGGCCTCGCAGACCACGATACCAGCAACCGACGGCGTGCTCAACATGCAGCTCACGGAAGCCGGCCTCGACGGCCACATCTTCACCAGGGAGCTCATTCCTCTAGCGGCACAGCACATCGAGCAGTGTCTCATGGATGCTTTCCAGCCGCTTGGAATCATGAGCGATGGCACCAAATGGAACGATATGTTCTTTGTGGTGCACCCTGGCATCCGTGGAATAATGGACCACATTGACGGTGCACTCCAGCTGGATCACGGGAAGCTGGCCGCGAGCCGGACTGTACTGAGAGACTACGGGAACATGCTTGGTGCCACATTGATCTTCGTGCTCGACGAGCAACGGCGGCGAATGGAGGATGAAGGAGAGACGGGCGAGTGGGGTGTGATGATGGGATTTGGACCGGGGTTCACGGTGGAGACCATGGTGCTCCATGTGGTGGCCAGCAACCTGCACAACAAAAATTGA